Part of the Macrobrachium nipponense isolate FS-2020 chromosome 19, ASM1510439v2, whole genome shotgun sequence genome, GGATGGTTGTCTTAATAAACAATAACTTCTTCCTCTCATTCATAATATCTAGTTTACTCGTCTCTAATCCATAAGTTCTGTCACGGTAACCCAATcttccaaatgtttttttttttttatcttattattcatttattgctcTAATGCCATTCTTACCTCTTCACTTTCAATCTCGATTTTCACTTTCTTCGTCTTTTTGGACCCCGATCTCGAGAGAATTCACGATTAGAatgaattaattcattattaggAGTTTCTGACGTATTCCTAATTTTAAGAATCCAGCGTCTCTTGTTTACCAACGTCATCTACTTCAGAATATTAGAATGTAGCTTATGACTGGTAATTCTCCTTCTAGAATGAGATAAGTATTCAGGGTTTTCTGACGTattcctaattaaaaaaaataaccagcGTCTCTTGTTTATAAATGTCATCTACTTCAGAATTCCTAGAATGTGACTTCTGACTGGTAATTCTCCTTCTAGAATgagataagtatttttttttaatattgatgaCTTTTTCTTCGTTTCAGATGCCTTATCCATAACTAATGATACTTCTggtttatttcttttcttgtgaTGCTTCACAACGTCAATCCCGATTTAGCTAATCATTACCATATCGCAAGGTAGTTTCGTACACAGTTGCACACAGGTGTATTTTTCTGACGGCGTTTTTTCAAGATGGTGAAGGGTATTCTTCCATCCCTCCAAGAGCTATTAAGCATCTGGCTGGTAACCTCTTACTAAATGAGCGTCGATGTCCTCTTGAAATTCTCTAAACTGTAAAATTCTGATTATACATTACGTTGATAAGATCATTTTTCCTTGAATCCAAACCCCTGCCCGACTTTCTTTATGAAGCAACGACTTAAATTGggcttttatcgttttaaaaaACCCTTTAGAAGCTTTCGCAGTTTTTGAAAACTTTTAGATAGCTAGTAATGCCTTGATCGCAGACTTGGGTCAGCATACAACAGACATGTCTGTGAGAAGTTGACGGTGTCCAAGGACATCTCAGGATCAGGTGTTGTGCCATGCAGCCATTTAGTCCCTGGAAAAAAGTGGAGTGCATTAAAATGGTAGATGCTCTCTGATATGAGTCAGTGTGATTAAAATAAATGTCATTTCAATGTCACAATGAATTTATCATGAGTTCTTGCAAAGTTGGTCGGTGGTTATACATTACCTCGGTTTGTCTGTCCATGAGATGTCTCAGAAACTTATTGATGGATTTCAATAATATATTGTGGAGGGGCCGTCTGttaaaacacatgcacacacatagacacacatgcacacaacatACATTAGATTTTGCGAGGGATTTGTAAGAAACAAACACACCACATACATTAGATTTTGAGAGGGATCTAGTATAAGAAAACGGTTCCAGGATTATTATCCTATTTCTTAATAAAGAGAGGCGTATGTATTTACCTAACATCTTTACCACACAGCATTAAACATGAAAAGTTTTCGAACTGTCTCTTCAACCTTTCAGCTGATCGTGTTTCTTGTTACAAGAAACGCGACCGATTCATTCATTGATTGTTGCTACGACAATTAAAAGATAttccaggtgtttttttttttctttcatcttcaaaGAGTTGGTATTCTGGGGGCTGCAGTGAGTCAGCTGATACTTCGGAACTTTCGTTCCGTTATCGTGACCAAACGGTATTAACACTTGcaaatttatttgttgaattttttccGAAATTGTCGATGATATGGTAAATATAATGACAGACAGGGATAACTCGAAGACTCAGAAATTTTAAATCACTGGAAATAGGAAGAAACCCAGATTGAGGTAAATAAGGACATAGAGCCTTCATCATAACGGACGATATAAACCACGACTTAATTTTCCGTACAACGAACAGACGTTATATACGTATCATTACGGCGTTACGGATAATTCCGTCTCGGACCGCGGTCGATTTACGCCAGAGGATCCACGAATCGCGTTTCAGATTCAAAGTTTTTGTGGTATTTCGCTgcttcttttttcgtttttatcaTCTTTACCATCCCTTCGTTTTGTAATACTGGTGCTGGTATTAGATAGATACAGCAATGATATTCAACTATAAAATAACTAATGAggatattagattttttttcttttgatttgaaatagtaatttattttatagaaaattttaaTGTGTTTAAATCACAAATGGgcgagcgcctcagcggcgtggttggtatgatattagcgtcccacctcagtggtcgcgggttcgattctcggccattccattgaggagtgagagatgtgtatttctggtgatagaagttcactcttgacgtggttcggaagtcacgtaaagccgttggtcccgatgctgaataaccactggttccatgcaacgtaagagcaccatacaaacaaacaaacaaacacaaatggtcGAGGATATGATTCAAAAGCTagaccactgagagagagagagagagagagagagagagagagagagagagaggtggttgctGGTTTTAGTTGTAGATTTACTGGTGGATGCTTCTCCTAAGTGTGCTTAAACATCATTTATTGCAGTTGTTGCAAGCAAAGCACATTTTATCATTTATCCCCAATAGAAGTTGCCTCGTTTCTCTGTGCCCAAGGGAAGACTCAAGCTGCGAACTGGAACcatcagctaagtatatcttagtttaaccagaccactgagctgattaacagctctcctaggagctggcccgaaggattagatatttttacgcggctaggaaccaattggtcacctagcaacgggaactacagcttattgtgggatccgaaccacattatatcgagaaatgaatttctatcaccagaagtaaattcctccgattccgcgttggccgaaccgagaatcaaacttcagaccaccggattggtaaccgagcgcgaaaaccagcCGTCCAAAGAGGAACCGGAGCCATCAGCAAATACAGATGTAAATGACCTTTGCTGATTGCTGTCAGTATCACTGAGCTTGATAATAAAGAGAACAGGAACCAGAAACGCTCCTTGCGGAACACCTTGTATGACTTATTTGATCTTTGAGTGTATCGCATAATGTAAAGCGAGCCACTCGGTCGAAATCAAGATCAATGAACTCGATTTTGTTCCATGAGTCCACGATTCGACCCTGTTTGGTTGATAAGCTGTAAATATCGGGGATCTACCTTGTATAAGGCTATGTTGCCTATAATTGTTCATAAATTCTTCCCTGTGTACTTCGAATAAGGCCTTTGCGTGAAATTAGAAATTATATgaaacgcattctctctctctctctctctctctctctctctctctctccgaattttAGAATGGCACAGACATAGTAGAATGATATGGGTAACAGTAAACTCACTGATTGATCTTTATGAAGAAGAAAGTTAGTTCGTTCTAAATTTATGATTCGGTATGCAACCTTGCAACCGTGCGCAGTCAAAATAGTTTTCATAAAACAAATGACagcaataattaggaaaatagtaAATAAGCAGTGACATGAATCAGATTAAatttgtgcttgtttgtttgtttgtttgtttgtatttttttttaagccaaagGCATTTAGAATTTTAATCACGATATGTTGCCCTTCCGCCAACAGTTACATTCCGAAATAAACTATAGTTGAAGCCACTTAACTCTCAGGTGGATCCGCTACCTGGCCGACAGATGTCGCTGCTGTGCTGGTAACACCACCAAGCGGCCTACGCCAGGTAAGGTAACCCGATCGTCACTCCAGGTAACACGATCTAGATGACACCACGCACGGTTTCGTTTTCGCGTACGCTGGGCGGCGTAGACAAGGCATGGGCTTGGGTAGGGATGAAAGAGGGCATGGGCGTAAGTGTGTCCAAAGGGGTTGGAGCTGACCGCGGGCATCGGGCGCTCAAAGACCACCCAGGCGGAGCAAGGACAATGCAGCAATTCGCTGGGTAGTTACGGCTGTGGTTCGCTCTGTGGCGTTATAACCTCCTGAGCGGTTCTGGGAATGTTCATTACGGCGAATAACGCATTACGGTTTTGCGTAATGGCCGAGGCAGAAGATTGCTATGCGTGTTTCTGTTTCATGCTTGGATTGTCGTTtattacctttttcttttattaatcataaatattatacaaaattaccTGAATTAATCcccaatttttaaattttattttattttattttatttagtaagCAGTTTGTTTCACCCCTGTCATCTCGGGTGAATGTATTGCGTCATCTTTTGAGAACGAGAATAGAAATGAGTTGTTCaggaagcgttttttttttttttattgaataagaaCAGGCGGGATTATAGTAGGAAATTGTCTTTATTAGCCCTAGACCTCAAGATGGATATGTTCCGGCAGACGGAGATTTTGAAGACTTCCTCATGAAAGACaagctttgtaaaaataaataaataaataaaaaattttatgtatatatacacacaaattttaaaaataccttcTCCAGCATCACAGCCGCTTACTTTGCCTCAACAGCTATTCAAGAGAAACGTGGAACAGACGTCTATACACTGCTCAATTCAAACGTCTCTATACACTATCCTATGTCATTCCTGTTCCCAGGAATCCTAACCATACGCCTTTTCACCCATTCCCTCTGCATGACGGATCCACCTCAAGATTGTGATCTATCGTTTGGTGAGGTTCTCCCTCTTTTACCGCTTATTTTATCTCCCTCTCACAAATTCATCTTTCCTATCCCCTCCAAGTACTGCAGAGATTAATATTTCTAACGTTTAACATTTACGTTGAACCGCGCATTTGTTCTCTTCCTCTTTACATCCTGTTATTAACTTTGCCTGGATCCATTTGATCCATAGgtgcatttatttttgtttcatctttatCTCCTTGCTTCAtcacctatgatatatatatatatatatatatatatatatatatatatatatatatatatatatgtgtgtgtgtgtgtgtgtgtgtgtgtggtgtgtgtgtgtatatgtatgcataaaaattttatgtatatatatatgtaataaaaggagcccataagaacgCCAATAGGTAGAACGTTAATGCTATATTTTTCGGAGAACAACAGTCTCCCTCGACAGGCAAGTAATGAATGAGATACGAATTGTTGTCGTTGGAGATTAAGCctgccttgtgctggcacgggttcttgctcctagagcagcccgtaactggatagATACGAATTAcagaaaggcggtatttataccaagagttccaAGGTCAGCTACACGTGCGCGCGCTcgtttgtgtgcgcgcgtgtgtgtgtgtgtgtctgtgccttGAAGAAAATGTTCCAGGTTCTAGTAATGAGTTGAGGGTTTCATTCTTTCTAGATTGTTTTAGATGAACTTCAATTTTGTGATGAAAGTTACTCACGTAGCGTCCATCACAGCTTAACACAAGCTCAGCCACTGTGGAAATTATGTCCTCTGTTGAAAATTATGTCCGTCCTTGCCTTTCAGACAGTATTCAAATTGTAACAAAACTGCATTATGTTTAGAGATCTTACGTATTTTATTTTAACGCTTCCCTTGTAACGTTTCCTCCTTAGTCGAATCGTCTTGTGATAATCAGTCATCTCAAGTAAACTTTTACCATAATTttgaagttttctctctctctctctctctctctctctctctctctctctctctctctctctctcagtaactttTGAAGATGGTAATTAGAAGTTACAATGAGCGGATGTTTAGTAAAAACGACATGAGTCTGTTTAGAAAATGCACATTACAGCTGAATTAAGCCTaacttaggaggaggaggaggaggaggaggaggagagagaggaggaggaggaggaggaggaggaggtggagggggaggtggaggaaTGGCCCCCCAGAACTCGAATATTTGcgcatatatataagaatacagtTGAATAGAACTAGAAAAACTACCGCCGGTCATTGTTTGCAAATTTTGGCTAACCATACTAAAAACCGTCTCTCGCAGAGGCCTTTGCAGACAAAAGAAAcacaccccacccctcccctgcTCTCgcgcctgccccccccccccccctctctctctctctctttgtatattccCAAAATCACCGGAAGTAAATCCACAAGCATTGTGGAGTCGACTTTTACTAAAAATTCAGTCCTTTCTCAACCCAAGAGAGAAGAATAAACTCCCTCGCTTCTCGCGGAGAGAAAAAAGGGGGGAATTTCGCTACTTGGGTGGCTGGctgacctccctccctccctccctctctcccggTTAGGCGATTTCTGGTTCACGTGTCCTGGGCGTCAATGTTCCTATTTTTCTGGGGCATGTCGTAGTGGGTTTTTTATATATCCATatgcacctttctctctctctctctctctctctctctctctagagatgaGGATGCTATGTTTCATATGGTTTCGCGCGTCCATGCTTCGTCACAATGATCAGTTATTATTTGTTAATCATTCATTGACAATTATTAattgttgattatttttattgatcattAAGTGGTAAATTCATAACTGATCACTCGTCGAATGTTATGTTTAATTCCCATTCTATtctcaatgttattattattattaccattattatgaatatactATCTTTTATATGTCTTCatcaactgtgtggatattgccgactTAGCATttgttatcatgttatctcatgtatgtagattgtgtatgttattgtcaaTACTTTGTATATTGACTGGTTAAGAAGACTGTTTCGAAGAAAAtggccattatatatatacatatgtgtgtgtgagtgtgcgtttgtgtgtgtttgtgtgtgaatgtatgtgcatatataatattatataatataatatataatatatatatatatataggtatatatatctatatatatagtatatatatatatatataagagagatataatagtatataatatatatataatatatctaataatatatataatataatattatatattatgaccaGTGAAGAGTTTTGGAGACCGTAAAATAGCTTATGGGAATTTGATCACGGGGTttttgcccagagagagagagagagagagagagagagagagagagagagagagagagagagagagagtcgtagcATACCGCAGGTAAGATGGAGGGAAATTAAATGAAGCATGGAAAATGCTCCGAGGCTGTGAACGAAGGGAAAGGGAGAAGGGaatattattatttcgtttttgttgttgttgctgaagtGTTCGTTCACTTCTGTCGGAAGTTTGGAATGAAAATGCTATCACTgctctgtacagagagagagagagagagagaggagagagagagagagagagagagagagagtgaagcaaAGAGGGATAGTAAAACTCGCTACAGCCTTAGAAAAATAATTGCATGATAATACGGCATAAAGGGGCGGGGTGTATGGTCTGGTGGGAACTATAATTATCCGTAacggaagaaaaagagagagagagagagagagagagagagagagaaaggctgaaTCTTAATGCCGTACGAAACCAAAGACGGAACAACGTGAGAGTGGCTGTTATCGAAAAGCGATGTAGAATAAGCGCTCAAGTGTTTGTTGAAGACATGTTACGAATGGAAAAAATATGCGTGGATATGGAAATGCAGAGAAAAGGAAAATGGGATTAATAAAGAAATGCCACAATATTCATGGGAAGTAAATATACAAGATGTTGAAGTGAAAGATATAAACTTGCAAGAAATTCTGGAGACGCGGGAGaaccgaaaaaaaaagaaaaagcttttgCCTAGGGTGTGTGTGtacgaaatacacacacacacagaggtaatgaagaaaatggaAGTGTTAGCCGAAATACGTCTAGTTtcatgattaaaagaaaaaaagttgccaAAAAATAGTTCTCTTTTAAGAAGCATGACAGGAATCCATCACTATCAAGGTATATCATATAAAGAGAAGGGAAATGAGTGTCAAAAGAGACCAAGAAAGGAGGGAAGAAGGGTAGAAGATGCTGATTGTTAGAATTAATTGAAGGATGACTCAGAATTCCCAtcttgtttcatttttcttatttcttccttttttttttttttttttttcttttttttttttttattgacgccCTATAACCTGGTTGGACCTTTTGGAATTTCATACTTGGTAAAAGATTAAAGCGAAAAATCACTTACAACAATAAGAGGTGTAAAACTTGATAAAACTTTCCTTGCCATTTTTCGCAACTGGCCCACGTCCCCAACCGCACCCCACCCCCGCCTCCCCATACCCCACCTTGCGTCGCACAGCGAACTATTCAAAAGCAAAATATACattaagaaatatacagaaagTAGTGGATGATTgtttaaaaattgtgaaaaataatttttaaaaaactgggTGGAAGGGTAGAGCACGGTTTATCGGTATAAAGATGACATATTTGATGTTGGGGTTAAATGTTTTTCAGTATTAGTAATTTTATTGCATGTTCCTTTACACGATTCTTCCTTAATttagtgtatagtatatatatatatatatatatatataccacatgtatatatatatacataatctttttattttgctcAACCATAGTATAACATTGAGCTATCCATATGTCAGTACGGGCTCTTGCTATAAACGAAATTGTAGAATATAGTGTTTCGTCTCGAACAGTATTGGCAACTTACTCCTCAAAATACTGACCGTTCCTATACTTTTAAAAgtgacataaataaaaagaataatgaagaaaattgtGTTCTAAATTGAAGATTTTGTTGCCACACTGAGCAAGAGCAGGTTTCTTGCTCGTAGAAGAAACGAGTGTATAGCATTTGCGACACCGGCTAACTgccaacacaaaacacacagggAAAGAAATAATTCTAGGCTAAattggaaggtaaggaagaagaaaaggaaacataAAACTCAGTTATCAATGTTAGACTAAAGAATTTGATAACGATAAACCTGGAGAAGATGACATGAGACTGGGATAAttctgaagaagaggaagaaggagaagtataggaggaagaggaggaggacgagaggAGGTGGTGGGGAGGAGAGGAGATGGTGGTggaggagaaggggaggaggagttggaggaagaggaggagaagaggtggtggtggaggaagaggaggaggaggtggtggggaAGGAAGagttggaggaagaggaggtggtggtggaggaggagttggaggaagAGGAcgagaggaggtggtggtggaagagaggaggtggtggtggtggaggaggaggaggaggtggtggaggagaaggaggaggaggaggagaggtggtGGTGGagaaggaggactgggaggaggaagatgagtaggaggaggatgaataggaggagggggaggagtgagtaggaggaggggaggaggaagatggaggaggaggaggaggatgaggaaaagAGTCAAGGACCCAACATTAATCCTAGaccgaaattgaaaaaaaaagaaaagagaaaaaaaaaagaaagcagaaCAGTCCGCAAAGGACAATACGAGAATGAGCAAGACCCGCGACCGCACGTTTCCAGGCCGATAATTAACGGGGAGGTGATTAGTACCTTTTGAGAGGACCTGGTTATCAGTCGATGTCACCAGGCTGTCTCGAAGAAGTCCCCCATGTGTAAAGGCTGGAAATGTTCTCTGGGTGAAATTCGTGAGGTTTGTGGTGTGGTAAGATCCCGCCGAAATTGCGACCTGCTGTTTCGTCGATAATTGTGTTGGCATTAAaaatcgctcctctctctctctctctctctctctctctctctctctctctctctctctctctctggtcctcgTGGTTcagttgtaactctctctctctctctttctctctctctgtcgttaatTGTGTTGGCATTAAAAATCgttcgtctctatctctctctctctctctctctctctctctctctgtatatatgtgtatatatatatatacatatatatacatatatatatacatatatatatgtatatattcaatatatataggaataatttTGCTTACCTGACAATATGGTAGGAATCCTTGAATCTAGTTTAGCTTTTTCCAATTTCATAGAGTATCTTTCCATAATGATCTAAGAACTGGAAAAGCTAAACTACATTTAATGCTCCTACAATATAGTCAGCTAAACAAAATTACCCCCAGATTTCTTCGTTTGAAGTTGTATaaatcttctttatatatatatatatatatatatatatatatatatatatatatatatatatatatatatatctatatatatatatatatatacgtatatatatatatatatatatatatatatataatctgtagtTACTGTGTAAGCTAAAAGACCTGATTCATATGAGTAACCACATCACACTGCAAGCCGTTGAGGACTTCATGAGATAATATATGCCAGGAAAATTGGTGTTCGTGCGCATGCGCCGTACATCAAGTGGCATCTTGTACTCGGCgctcaatttgcatttttctggGGGCTACTTAAGGCTCCTTGCATTGACCTTATATTTCAAATTCGGGGTCGTTGGCACTGGGCGACTCGTTTGAATGAAAGAATCCTCCTGGGAGTTTATAAGATTTTGTAGCATAGAATTATCTCTATACTTACACTTTATCGTTTTGTTAACCGTTAAGGAGATTTTTGCAAAGTTTATAAATCCTCAGTCAGCGAATGCCTAGTAAGGGGACGTCATTAATTCGAACAGGTAGtaaaagttatatttatattaattgtcAATCTTTCATTCGAGGGGTAATATTTGTTAGATATATTAAGaatgtacatgatatatatatatatatatatatatatatatatatatatatagatgtatatgacagatatatatattatatatatatatataagctgtttctCCTGACAAGTGGAGTCTCCAGAATAAAATACAACAATCACTTCCCCATTCACACTTGAATTGCTGAATTGTGGATGATTCAGCTACACAGAAAACTTCCAAAACACTAGCTGTTTCATTTACCTACTCGGAAGGCTCACCAGGAGCACGTCGTACCTccatcccacccctcccccctcttccaCACTCACCACGATATTCTTCTATATTTTGCAAGTCGCCTCTCGCTTTCTGCATAGTGAAGCCCTTTCTTTCCAATACCGTCTTCATCCATCTGTCCATAAAAATACACGTAAATAGTTCTTTAAAAATCCACTAAGATTTAGTTGACTCTAAAGTGCATTATGTCCCAGGTAGTTAGCCCACTGGTGGGGTATGCAGCCAGGCTAGAGGAAGATGCAGATATTTCACAAGTTAATATCACATATTTGCAAGATCGCGTATCTACAAGGTGTACATGTAAATCATAGACTTATATCTACAAGGTACATCATTTATGTAAAACATTTGTTTACTGATGTCCACAAGATGCGTGTGTACATAAGAATAACTTGTACTTAAATAAGGAACATTTTCGAGAGCATCCACTCACTGGGAGTTTAAAATTTAAGTCCAAGCCCTAAACTGCTTATTCTGCTTTTCTTTCAGAACATTCTGAGCGTCAGCCGTAATGTATCGACTCTCCAGGTGAGTGACTTGTAGATAAATTCAACGTGTTCCGTATTTACAAGGAAGAGGTCTCAAGATTTGGTTATTGGACCGTATTGAATAAATGAGCTTTCAGGTGAACAGGCAGTTTCCCAAATAATTTCTAACTGGACTTCAGCATGAAATTCTTAAGTGTACATAAACGAACGAACagctcatatacataatatatatatatatatatatatattatatatatatatatataatatatatatctatatatatatctatatatatatatatatactatatatagtatatatatatatatatataggagagagagagagagacgagagagagagagagagcgagagagacgtgACATAA contains:
- the LOC135212100 gene encoding WAS/WASL-interacting protein family member 3-like, which codes for MGKACHVFRDDRGAPTTCPGMGRRGPPRVAWQAGEARHVSHGRQARPATCPGMYASWDGRARPSMRPGTGRQGPPRVLGRSSFSTTTSPPPPPSPPPPPPPPPPPPPPLFHHHLLSSSSSNSSSTTTSSSSNSSFPTTSSSSSSTTTSSPPLPPTPPPLLLHHHLLSSPPPPLVLLLFLLYFSFFLFFRIIPVSCHLLQVYRYQIL